The Calliphora vicina chromosome 3, idCalVici1.1, whole genome shotgun sequence genome contains a region encoding:
- the LOC135955690 gene encoding uncharacterized protein LOC135955690 yields MVYGSFILLLPIEAFVPLLTFPRTAPTRIQWISGIGIPLDNLKFEAMTTGYVLKAEYFLPENVTQLKIRTVMPFQRRNFLTSTEELPQQTREEFLNNNKKVILSSYRWSIYKGLEGLADRMGLSGRDCVLKSICEAAETPFHYYNGLISELLHILLTPSSSADKLSTHSDNEYYHAEHMGRSGANCQRVFKACSRSLLDHFSNIHHLTEDVMRIMGS; encoded by the exons atggtttatggtagttttattttattgctgcCGATAGAAGCTTTTGTGCCATTACTGACATTTCCAAGAACAGCTCCCACCAGAATACAG TGGATTTCTGGTATTGGTATACCTTTGGATAACTTAAAATTTGAAGCCATGACCACTGGCTATGTGCTTAAGGCGGAATATTTTCTACCCGAAAACGTCACCCAATTAAAAATAAGAACTGTAATGCCTTTTCAAAGACGTAATTTCCTGACATCAACGGAAGAATTACCTCAACAAACTAGAGAAGAGTTCTTAAACAATAATAAGAAAGTTATACTCAGCAGTTATAGATGGTCGATTTACAAGGGCTTAGAAGGTTTGGCTGATCG CATGGGACTTTCTGGAAGAGATTGTGTTTTGAAAAGTATTTGTGAGGCTGCCGAAACCccatttcattattataatggCTTAATATCAGAGCTACTGCATATTTTATTAAC ACCCTCTTCTTCAGCCGACAAATTATCGACTCACTCGGATAATGAGTATTATCATGCTGAACATATGGGCCGCTCTGGGGCCAATTGCCAAAGAGTTTTTAAGGCTTGTTCGCGTTCTCTATTAGATCACTTTTCTAATATACATCATTTAACGGAGGATGTTATGAGGATTATGGGTAGCTGA
- the LOC135955994 gene encoding uncharacterized protein LOC135955994, with protein sequence MPLDLPNRNVYMAFNFESNYGLPSNDSYNEWIDRWDIDEQFVGIGNDVTPINNRRKKRSRFLPHYDRHSFYRSFTGYLEHFQMNGTACLLRTICEVAASSLHENNGVLGSILMILFMPTTSRPEAPPLHHHIADNDLYRAEWQGKQYLANNQGEEEYNEHITNACMDYMDWCPEGVINMISSWH encoded by the exons ATGCCTTTGGATTTACCCAATCGCAATGTTTATATGGCTTTCAATTTTGAATCAAATTATGGCCTGCCCTCCAATGATTCCTACAATGAATGGATTGATAGG tgGGATATAGATGAACAATTTGTGGGCATTGGCAATGATGTGACCCCCATTAACAATCGACGCAAAAAACGTTCCCGTTTCTTGCCCCATTATGATCGCCACTCATTCTATCGCTCGTTTACGGGTTATTTAGAACATTTTCAAATGAATGGTACAGCCTGTCTGTTGAGAACAATTTGTGAAGTGGCCGCCTCTTCGTTGCATGAAAACAACGGTGTCTTGGGCAgtattttgatgattttattcat GCCAACAACATCACGACCAGAAGCACCTCCACTACATCACCACATAGCCGACAACGACCTCTATCGAGCTGAATGGCAGGGCAAACAGTATTTGGCCAATAACCAGGGTGAGGAAGAATACAATGAGCATATTACTAATGCCTGTATGGATTATATGGATTGGTGTCCTGAAGGAGTTATTAATATGATTTCAAGTTGGCAttaa